In one window of Calliphora vicina unplaced genomic scaffold, idCalVici1.1 scaffold_33, whole genome shotgun sequence DNA:
- the LOC135963005 gene encoding ATP-dependent DNA helicase pif1-like translates to MAHKKSLEALDRTLQDLRSNNKIFGGALVLLAGDFRQTLPVIPGSTPADELNACLKSSYLWKHVHTLKLTTNMRVQLQRDVSASTFSKQLLDLGNGKMPIHPTTKCITFPSDFCRMTQSIQELINCVFPNIGQNFKNKQWLCERVLLAAKNIDVNSINSNILNTIDGNLKIYKSIDTVTNIEDVVNYPVEFLNSLDLPGFPPHDLQLKIGAPIILLRNIDPPRLCNGTRLIVKKLMNNLIEATIITGKYNGSDVLLPRIPMITSEMPFDFKRLQFPIRLAFAMTINKAQGQSLQVCGLNLENPCFSHGQLYVACSRVGKPTDLYVYAPEGKTKNIVYPKALE, encoded by the coding sequence ATGGCGCACAAAAAATCTTTGGAAGCCCTTGATCGCACTTTACAGGACTTAAGAagtaataacaaaatatttggaGGTGCATTAGTTCTATTAGCTGGCGATTTTCGTCAAACGCTTCCGGTAATACCGGGATCAACGCCAGCTGATGAGCTAAATGCATGTCTAAAATCATCATACCTTTGGAAACATGTTCACACACTAAAATTGACGACTAATATGCGTGTTCAGTTGCAACGTGATGTTTCAGCTTCAACTTTTTCCAAACAATTACTGGATTTAGGGAACGGTAAAATGCCAATCCATCCCACAACAAAATGTATAACATTTCCATCTGACTTCTGCAGGATGACGCAATCTATACAAGAGTTAATAAATTGCGTTTTCCCCAATAtcggacaaaattttaaaaacaagcaaTGGTTATGTGAACGCGTGTTACTGGCAGCCAAAAATATAGACGTTAACTCCATCAACAGCAACATTCTGAATACCATCGATGgtaatctaaaaatttataaatcaatCGACACTGTTACAAATATTGAGGATGTCGTCAATTATCcagtagaatttttaaattcgttAGATTTGCCGGGCTTTCCACCACATGACTTGCAGTTGAAAATTGGTGCTCCTATTATTTTACTAAGAAACATTGATCCACCACGActttgtaatggcactcgacttatagtaaagaaattaatgaacaatctaatcgaGGCGACCATTATAACTGGAAAGTACAATGGATCAGATGTATTGCTGCCACGTATTCCGAtgataacttcggaaatgccatttgattttaagCGATTACAGTTTCCTATTCGCCTAGCATTTGCAATGACAATTAATAAAGCTCAAGGTCAGTCTTTGCAAGTTTgtggactaaatctagaaaatccatgtttttcacatggaCAGCTTTATGTTGCATGTTCGCGAGTGGGAAAACCCACAGACTTATATGTATATGCACCAGaaggaaaaaccaaaaatattgtatatcctaaggcattagaataa